The genomic stretch TTTGAAGAGAGGAACTCTCCTTAATTTCTATCGAATCGTCAAAAGGAGGGACGTCGAGAGCTTCATGTGGCGCCATTCTCATGATACCAGGAATGTTCTCCACCAGAATCGTAAACAGATACTACTATTGAGCACGAGCACGGGCTTTATTCTCCATCGATCATTGGCGGCACGGATGGCCGGCGGTGACAGGTTTCCTAGCAGCTTCCTTGCCTGAGAAACCAAGTTCGTATGACCCCACGAATGAGCACGATTTCCCGCTAGCTAATTATAGCTCTTTTTGTGTCTTGGCTGCTGAATCGCCCGTGAAAAACTAGTGAGAGATTCCCCCAAAAGGCATCTTTAGACACGGCAAACAATGGAGTTGCCAAAGAAAAGGAGCTCAACAGCAACCTGCAAGCGAAATGAACATGATGCATGGTGCCCTTTTTTGTCTTGCCTGTGCTGGATACGGTTCAGGAAAAAAATGCTACTTGCACCCCGTGGCATGTCTGGTTACTGTATACGCCTCTCTCTCTGGTTAAAGGCTCGCATATATTTCAAGATCATCGATTAGATTTTGAGTTAGTATGTCATGAAAATTATGTCATTTGAAACTCTTCATTCGAATATGAAGCCACACCCCATTTGAGATGCTGGAACTAGAAACACAGGAACAATTATTCACACGAAATGAGATGTCATGTATCCTCAATTCCTACATAAAACCAAATTATGAGTTGTTTAGGTATTGGGAGGATTCTGTGTGGCGTCATTTGATTCGTATGacttgttaagcttcatgcactagccacttgaaccaaaagtccgaactgatggaaagggctaggcaaaccacatatacacttcacaacatgaCTAATCATATATGATATATGGATTACTTTTTACCATGTTTCGTACAAAATTTCGCCCCCATTTAAACCTCTTGCAAACTATACTCGTTTTCCCGTGACACAATCAAACGTACCAGAATACAATAGGAATGAAATGAAACGTGGCACTGAAGCTGTTTGTTTACCTACTCCTCCTCTTCTACAATCATGCGAACCAAAGGCCCAGAGAGAGTCGTTTGGATGCCACACAAGAGCGCGAAATTTGTATACGCAAAGAGATGAAAACACGGGGTAATACCTCATGTTTATTTTACGCCAAGGGTCCCTTTAATTTCTCCTAAACATTCAACACAATTTTTTCTATAGGAAACATGCCCCGAAAGTTCATGTTTTTCCTATGTTTCAAACAGGGTCTCAATGATATATTTCTGTCATACCACTTATATTTTGTTAGTCGGGCTAATGATCCAGATATATGAACCAACCTTATAAACCAGATGGCAGGGTGTTGATTTGCAACAATTAAGGCTGCTCAGAGTAGTTTGTTCGCTCACTAGGTACTACACTTTGATTATCTATTAAAATGATATTTGAATTTGGTTGATACTTTCTTAGTGGAAATTTTAAAGACATAGTGGAATCTTATTGAAACTTTATAATGGACATCAAGAGTTTAACCTTCTTACTTGCaatatttaaaaaaatgaatttGATCGATAATTTTTAATGATCGTCAAAAAGATTCCATTGAAAACCCCTTACCAGAACAAAATAAATCACTACTAGGAGTAAAACATCACATTTAGGGTGCTTAGCAAAAAAAAATGGAGTTTGAAACTTACATATTTAAGATTTATGATCTTATTGTGTTGTTCATGTGATCTTTATGCATATTGTTTCTTGTATTTTCCAGTTGTGTTAGTATTTATTATAGCGAAGATGGCATTAATATGTTGGCAAACAatggaatttttttttcaaacttgACACATGTAAAGTAAGCTCTTCTCCTAAAATTATCGGATACGTTTGATTTTGACAAAGCCAAAACCGATCATATTGGTATCTGTTAGATTTACTCAAGTTCTCCCTACATTGATGAGTAATTCTGTTTTCAAACCATAGCACCTACTGCCTTTTTTATTCAAAACCCAACCAAAAATGATCTCCAAGTCTAAAGAATGTTCAATGTGTGGAATTGTGCATGTACCCGTTGCGTTGGCCGTTTCAATACACCATGCAGCAAATCAGATGCGCCTCAGTCCAACACAGCTCTATATATGCACAAGACAGGCCGGGCCGACccaagccacacccttcatcataACTGTCTCACCGTGAGCCAAACAAGACCGAGCCAGCAcgcgcgcgcctcctcctcccgctgatcCGCTCTCGCCCACGAAGCAGAGCAGCAGTAGTCCGACGCCGgcgaagggaagaagaagaaaggcggCAATGGGGAACAGCCTGCGGTGCTGCCTAGCGTGCATGCTCCCCTGCGGCGCCCTGGACGTGGTCCGCGTCGTCCACCTGAGCGGCCACGTGGACGAGTTCACCTGCCCGCTCATCGCCTCCGACGTGCTCGCCGCGCACCCCAGCCACGCGCTCACCGCGGCGGGCTCCGCCGGCGCCGCCAGGAGGATCGTCATCGTGTCGCCCGACTCCGAGCTCAGGCGCGGCCGCATCTACTTCCTCATCCCCACCACCACGGCGCCCGAGCTGAAGCGGCCGAAGCAGCACGGCGCGTGCCCGGCGGCCAAGACCAAGAGGCGCCACGGCCACTGCCACCgcaagaacggcggcggcggcgggagcgcgGTGGCCGCGGCGGCTAGCACGGCGGAGCAGGACAACTACCTGAGGGAGCTGCTGTCCGAGAAGCGGGAGACGAGtcaccggcggcggcgcagcagcaGCGCGCGCGCCGGCGTGTGGCGGCCGCGGCTGGAGAGCATAGCAGAGGAGGAGCCCTCGGACTAGCAAGCACCACGGGCTTTCATTTCCTTTTGcttctcctcttttcttctgCTAGCTTAATTCATCGATCTTCTGTTTGTGAATAGTATGACGAAATGGTCGATCGATGAGGAGACTTTTTGGTTCTCCGCCAGatcgatctcctgaatcctcctGATGTGACAGTAACCATGTCAGTTTGGGGCTTGTATTTTGGCTCAGAAGTCGATGGGAAAATGGAAAAATATTGACATCGTAAGATCTAAGTTGTACAAACAGAATTTAGACTGGGGTTTGATTTGTTTAATAGCGGGCTATTCGGCCTTGTACTTCAGTTTTTGTCATGGACGCTGGGCTGATGACCCAAACAGGGGTTAAAGCGTAAAACCCACAGGGAACAACTTGAATTTTCACCCCTGAACTAGCCTAGCGAGCATCTCCAGCAGCTTGTCTAGATGGGTGTAAATCAGATATTGACAACATATTGTAATAATAATTTTTAGTTCAATTTTTCTTGTTCAAGCTCTTCTCTAGCTCTAAAGTATTGCACGTGCGAGAGAAAATATAGATTTTCTATGTATAGCCAAGCTGTAAAAACGAGTCTAAATATTCACAACCATGCATAGAGCTATACTCCACGCTAAGGATGGCAATAGGTAGGGTATGGACAcagtagagcaataccataccaaACCCCGTATATATAGTTAATGGGTACAAACTTTTGCTCATACCCGTAGccatgggtataaaactttactCATACCCATACCCGATGGGTCCCAATGGATAGGTTAAATTGTACACAAGTCACTCGTATTTTTACATTTATTGATAACAAATTTGACTAAAAAATAAATTATCTTAACTCAATAACAGGTAGTCGAGTACACAACAATTAACAAAATATAAAAATCACATTCTCAGATTCTAAATCATAAGTTAATAAAAATAGATGTGTCATGTAAGAAATTGACAATAAACGGGCAGAGTATGGATATACCCGTGGGTACGAGACTATGCACGTGCCCTACCCATTACTTAGCGGGTAGGGTATGGGTATtacccatgggcataaaagtATACCCATACGGGTACGTACGGTCCCGCAGATACCCatacccgtgggtaaaattgaCATCCTTACTCCATGGCCTCGCAACGCACTAGGCCACAGTTCAGAGTTGCAACGTGCGGAACCCTAACCTAGCTCCTATACCATGATAGGCAAACAACAACTTGTATTATCAGGAGCCAAAGCCTACCATATATATAGTACAAAAGACATGAATCACACGAATAGCAAACCTAGATATATACGGCACCATGGAGACCTAGACAAATACTAATACCCCTTAACAAAGTGAACAATGACAACGATAGAATTGACGGTATATGGAACTTCAGGAAAACTCAGCTATGAATAGGAAAATTCCAACTCTACAGTTCAGCAACGGCCTTTTGCAGTAACTACGAAACGAAATTTGTTGCACTGTTGGTTACCTCTCTTATTTGTGAAACATACTACTACCTTCTCTGACTTCCAAGAAAATTGTCCATTATTCGTCATATTTTTATTCAGAAAAATATTACTACCTTCTTTTGTTGATCGCCTCACGATCTCCATGTCTACCGCGACGTTCTCTTTGCAGTGAATTTTTCTGAAAGGGAAAGCGGTGGGGGAgaatgtaagggtacattgcccctatgtgtggttttggtaattaatgacaacccctatggactaatgttttcattgagtttatatgaaggaatattccataggtactacttgctcttcatgtgttggattcaagtatggatgccatgaagataaaggtatatcttgtgtattggcatcaagatcatcggtatgaagatatatatatatatatatatatatatcgacgcggatttgctaccatggtggctagctatGCACCCCCTCTTAACCGCTTGATATAGAGAGTAGAATCTTTGGATGGTAGAAGATAGCAAAAGCTGGCTATTGGTATCTCTTCACGGTTGTCAAGCTGCCGTTAGAGCCGTTAGGCAGCCTTCGTGTTGCTAGCtgtaagaaagaaaagaaagaagcaaCTAGAATTGTACTACAGTTGCAAATACGTTTGGAATTACAATGCTGATAGTTTCGTTTGCCATGCTGAACAAGCATGCTACACTACCTTGTACTACAGTTGCAAATACGTTTAGAATTACAGATGATATGTCATATGATAAGCTGGCAATGATATAGCAACGAGCATTGAATTGCTGTTGGAAATGCATTTCAAACTACTATCTTCAAGGGAGCAGTTTTAGTCACCGTCTGAGATGCATGCAAGGTGGCATTTGCAGGCATTTTGCAGTCCGGCGATCGACGACGAGTCGTTTCTGGAGAGACACACGTACACACGAATCTCTGTTCCGATGCGATTTGCACGTACGCTCGATTATTCAGCTATCACCCAAGCAGCTACACAAGCAGCTGGATCGATTTCATTTAGTACTACTAATTGTATGCACGTATCAACCTAGCTAGTACGGAGTATAAATCAATTGATCGATTCTGTAGTAGCCCCGAAGCAACTCATGCATACAGACATGGGTAGTATCTTTGAGCAGCCACCTTGATATGTACATGTTCCACGCATACTATTTGCCCTCTAATTTagcatcaaatatagcatatccaGGCTTAGCAATGAATCAGATACTTATCCCTATTTGTCACACTTCACATAGCGTAAAAACTGCAGTAATGAGTTTGGAATTACAGTCTACGTTTGAAATTCCAATTCCCACCTACGGTCGATAGATGCGTCGATTACCGTGGTGGCGGCAATATCCTTGAAAACAGCAGGAGTACATTTTGATGCACAAGAGGACGGAAAAAAAATCTTCCGAGCATCACGGCGTAGAAATAACAAAATGAACAAGACTAATTAACTATATGCCAGATTTTGATAACACCTTGTTTAGATTTATCAGCTGATTCAGTGAATCAACGAGGGAGGAGTAGCAACCACTTTCAGTTTCTCAGAGTTCTGAAACCTCTTAGGAAAAACTTCTAGATTCTAGTTCCGATCATCCAACAACAAATATAGTACTTATATCTTCAGTCATCAAGAAAAACAAAGAGGAGTTTATACTATTGTTATTATAAGATTCTCAGACTGAGCACGTGCTAGACAAGAAATTGCAACTGACTAAAAAGGAGAAAGAAGCAATAATCTGATCTAGATCTCTCTAAAAAATATTTCCCACAAGTTGGGCTTTTCTGCCTGAACTTTTCATCGACGATGGTAACATAGGGCCGGCGGTAGAAACGCAGGAACGGCATGAAGGACTCGCGCTCCCACTCCTCGCGGCTGGCCTGCCCGTCCTTCTGGAACATCAACGGGGACTGCAGGAACGACGACCATGTCGTCCTCGGGAACTgttgcggcggcggctgcggtgaCAGTGTCAACATAGGAGCAGGAGCAAGAGCCTTGTGTCCCTTGGCGACGGACAGCGTCGGCAGCATGCGTCCACGTCGGTGCTGCTGGACGGGCTGCGGCGTCGAGCGTGGGGCTGGCGAGGCGAATGAGAAGCAGCGCAATTGAAGAACCGTCATTGCTCCGCTGCACAACATCTGGTTTAGTGCGTGATACCCTGCAGAACTGTGGGTCGAGTATGATGTGTAATTAGATGGCCGAAAAAACTTTTGATAGGTGAAACAAAAATGGAGAAAGTTATCGATCAAGAATGAATTACATCTAACCTCGCTCCGTCGATGAAATCTGCCAGGTATATTCTTTTCACTGAATTTGCTCTGCTTccaaaggaggaggaggtgaggaaGGACTCGAGCTGGCTCAGCAAAACAGCAGCAGAAGTTCGTACGTACTAGAAAATGGATTGAAGAGTTTAAACCTTATCTGTACAACAGCGTCGGCGGGAGCGGCCGAGCCCACGAAGAGCCAAAGCTGTTCATGCTGATGAAATGTAGCGGGAGTGGGATGTGTAAGGATCAAAGGAATCGAATGGCAGAACCTTTATACATCAACTTTGCAATGGAAAAAGGAGTGTATAGTTTTGTTGTGGATTCCATTTTGAAAAGCGTATTGCAAAGTGTATTCCAGAAATTGTTGTGATTCAATTTTTGAAAAGGGTGCTCCCGGCCAGCTGTGCAAGAGATGGCGTTAGTGGGTTCAGTTTGAATAGTGTGCTCCCGGAAGTAGATCTCATGTTACATACAGGATATCAGACGGCAGCTAGGGGGTGCACagctagccaccatggtagcccactattttggatatatatatatatatatatatatatatatatatatatatatatatatatatatatatgtgatatgatcaataagaagaaatgaagatggagttcttatgtggaactcaatattagccatgctctatcttatgtgagtatgtgaagatacaaggttgagttgggcaagttcaagatgagcgtctcaagtgaatcacatacttgaagtttgccgtccatttgatgataatggacttgtgaagatgtgcatcaatgaagctttcccatcatagtgtatgggggagcatttgcgagtcttcacgaagcaacattgatcaagagaggcattccggcttgagtgaagcttgaagagttatcatcaagatcaagcgggatgcgcaaggcaaaggtatggccttgctaggttttccttttaccggtctcaaggtggatgttgggagaccggattataggatagatagccgcactattaagaggggctttcggttaagtaacttgatcacatcgtcttagggagctcaatcctttgcatactttgcatatccttattgcttcttggtgtttctctgtgtgaggttcttgagcttgttgctagctttacaacaagcccaagttcatcgaaaacggaatccgcatgcatcttctattgcgttttcgagtttggatgttttcaccgtttcttgacggtgggagactccctctctaaaaatcatctaaaatgttctgtgaggagtctcaatatttccagtttttgttggggttctattcgtcgttatcttttcaacaaaattggtttcatgttaatcggagttcgggagcaatagttattaaagaaaaggtaaaagagaaaaataaaaagaaaagaaaaaaaggggggaggcggccggttgccgcccggcctgccggaccgcatgccggcccacccggtcgaccgggcggccaccggcccacgcgccgggCAGCCCAGCTCCACCTCCGGTCCAACCAGACCTTAACCGGGCCGCCACTCTGTCCGGCCCAGGCGCCGGCCTGCTACCAGGCCACCCGACAGCTTCCCCAGCCCGACCGGGCTCGGCGCCGGCTGGGCCTTAGGCGCCCCCGCACGGCCCACCTCCCCGCGCGCCCCCTTGCTCCTCGCCGCCCATGCGCGCGCTCTGCcccgcccggtcggtgggccggtccgacctgacaggccaccggcctctccggcccaggctccggtcggccggccggcctgctggccggccTGGGCACTTTTTTAACTCGTTTTTGAGCCGATTTTCACCTgttttttcccccaacggttatttttctccctagactataaatagcccttcttccaccttgagcaactagctcttcccattctctcacctccattgttgctatttgaagaacttgctctccccttgattcctccaaccattcttgctcatatttgaggatttgagagaggagatctagatctacacttccaccaaaccatttcttctctaagtgagggaatctcttgggatctagatcttggagtctttggttgactttccccttgttcttcctctccaatctcatcctagcattcattgctttggtgggatttgagtgtgaaggacttgaacacctccggtgttcttgcttt from Lolium rigidum isolate FL_2022 chromosome 4, APGP_CSIRO_Lrig_0.1, whole genome shotgun sequence encodes the following:
- the LOC124707036 gene encoding uncharacterized protein LOC124707036: MGNSLRCCLACMLPCGALDVVRVVHLSGHVDEFTCPLIASDVLAAHPSHALTAAGSAGAARRIVIVSPDSELRRGRIYFLIPTTTAPELKRPKQHGACPAAKTKRRHGHCHRKNGGGGGSAVAAAASTAEQDNYLRELLSEKRETSHRRRRSSSARAGVWRPRLESIAEEEPSD